The sequence TGCGGGCACCCTCCTCCCCACCAGCATGGACGGCGACGGCACGCTCAAGGGATACGACCTCGAATTCACGAAAGCGGTGGCCGATGCGTCCGGCCTGCCAACGGTCGCTTCGGGCGGTGCGGGCACGCTCGAGCATTTTTACGAAGGAGTCGTAAAGGGCGGCGCGAGCACGCTTCTCGCCGCCTCGGTGTTCCATTTCCGCACCTTCAGCATACGGCAGGTGAAAGAGTATCTTGTAGAAAAAGGTTTGAAGGTCAGCCTGTAATCCCCTGCAATGCTTCCAGGCGACGATCATGATCGTCGCCTGGAACACATCATGTTAAAAATAAAAATCTATTGACATCCCCCCGGCTTATATGAACATGTTTCACATAATGAACATTGTTCATGCAAGGTTTGCCGCATGAATGTCCCGAGTACGGGAGCAATCGCTTTTCAACGCTCGGTGCAAAACCATAATTCACGGTATCACGACAAATCAACAAAATGGATGTGCTTTCAATGAAAGCGATACGAGTGAGTGCAACAGGGCCATCGAACGTGCTGGAATACGTCGATGTCCCCACGCCCGAGCCCGGCCCCGAACAGGTGCTTGTCCGCACGGAATCGATCTCGGTGAACTATGCCGATGTGCGCATGCGGCAGGGCCTCTATCCCGAAATGCCGCCTTTGCCCTTCACTCCCGGCATCGAGGCGAGCGGCACCGTGGAGGCCGTCGGAAGCCAGATAACGAACCTTGAGCCCGGGCGGAAGGTCATCGTGATGGGAGGCGAGTGCTACGCCGAGTACGTCAAGGCCGGGCCGTTCTCCGTAGTGCCCGTGCCCGAGGGAGTGGACATGGACGCGGCCGCCGTGTTCCCGACCACTTATCTCACTTCGCACCTGATGCTGCACCACTTCGGCCGCGTTGAATCGGGACAGACGGCGCTGCTCTATCCGGCCGCCGGCGGCATCGGTACCGCGATGGGACAGCTTGCGAAACTTGCCGGCATCGAGGTGATCGGTCTTACCGACAGCCCCGAAAAGGCCGCGTACGCGAAGAGCCAGGGCATCGCCCACATCATCGACTATAAAAAAGAAAACGTACCGGCGCGGGTGATGGAGCTTACCGGCGGTAAGGGCGTTTGTCTCATCATGGACCATGTGGCCGGGCCGAAGTTCAGCGACAACTTCGACATGCTCGCGCCGCTTGGACAGGTGATCTGGTTAGGCAGCATCGGCGGCGACCTGCCCGCCGACATGGCCGCGCGCTTCAACCGCCATTTCATGAAGGGGATATCGATGAGGAGCTTCCACCTTGGCGGCACGGCCAAAGCGGACCCCATGGCCGTCTTCAACGCACTGGTGACGCTTCTCGGCCACCTGAGGGAGGGTAAAATACGGCCGGTAATCCATCGATCCTTTCCCCTTGCCGAAGCATCGAAGGCGCACGACCTTCTGGAAAGCGGCACGGTGACCGGCAAACTCGTTCTCAGGCCCTGACGGGTGTGGATATAATTTCGGGTAATTGTCTTTCATTGCGAGCCCCTGCCGTATCGGGGCGTGGAAATCCCTTTTAACACCGAGCTTTTTAGATTTTCTTCCTGCCTCTTGAGATCGCCGCGTCGCTCTGCTCCCGGCGCCGACAGTTTTCACCCCGGGTTTTATTTTCACCGCCCTGACGGGCCGATACGGCGCGCGAATGCGGATTGACAAATACCCTGGCCGTGTTATCATCCGGCCCGCCGTAAAAAAACGAGATCCTTTTCCGCTTCGCGCCTGTCCAATGAAAAGAAGCGTATCGACAAACGAACGGGACGATGAGACGCTGGTGCGCGAAACGCTGGCGGGCGACCGCCGCGCCTTCGACCTGCTGGTGCTGCGCCACGGCGACATGCTCTTCAATCTGTGTTTCCGCATGCTTGGCGAGTATGACGAGGCTTCCGACTGCGCGCAGGATGCCTTCTTCCGCGCCTACCGCGGGCTGGCGGGCTTCAGGGGCGAGGCGGCCTTTTCGACCTGGCTGTACCGTATAGCGGTGAACACCTGCAAAAACAGGCTCGCCTCCGCCGGGTACAGAAGGTCAAGAAAGAT is a genomic window of Spirochaetota bacterium containing:
- a CDS encoding sigma-70 family RNA polymerase sigma factor; translated protein: MKRSVSTNERDDETLVRETLAGDRRAFDLLVLRHGDMLFNLCFRMLGEYDEASDCAQDAFFRAYRGLAGFRGEAAFSTWLYRIAVNTCKNRLASAGYRRSRKMVRLEGTGADDALLHSNGRVSFANPAARYERDEREALIQHALDALPPDEKTVAVLCDIEGKSYEEIVATTGMPLGTVKSRVARARRRLRSKLEGIV
- a CDS encoding NADPH:quinone oxidoreductase family protein is translated as MKAIRVSATGPSNVLEYVDVPTPEPGPEQVLVRTESISVNYADVRMRQGLYPEMPPLPFTPGIEASGTVEAVGSQITNLEPGRKVIVMGGECYAEYVKAGPFSVVPVPEGVDMDAAAVFPTTYLTSHLMLHHFGRVESGQTALLYPAAGGIGTAMGQLAKLAGIEVIGLTDSPEKAAYAKSQGIAHIIDYKKENVPARVMELTGGKGVCLIMDHVAGPKFSDNFDMLAPLGQVIWLGSIGGDLPADMAARFNRHFMKGISMRSFHLGGTAKADPMAVFNALVTLLGHLREGKIRPVIHRSFPLAEASKAHDLLESGTVTGKLVLRP